A genomic segment from Nocardiopsis sp. Huas11 encodes:
- a CDS encoding DUF418 domain-containing protein — protein sequence MTDTRATPHPVPEPARPPSRGPTRDSERALAPDLARGAMLLLIALAHTTGVFFVAAHGGQTMSGAERAFEIAMSTLVEARAIPMFAIMFGYGLVQIARRQDAVTGSPRAARAVLLRRNGWLAVFGLVHGALLFSGDILGAYGVLGLVFTLVLLRRGDRVYRALRWIGGVLLVYVLGLGGLVAWALATGSGAPVPASVLEETSSLSASTYPASVLARLGEWPVHTGLIVAGFLLPVWFGAWAARHRVLEAPAAHRRMLWAGVVGGFAVGVAGGLPMGLFDAGLLRADEFAATWIRVLHQVSGVFGGIGYVSLFGLLSLAPSKAGTPHVVVGALAALGQRSLSGYLFQSLVWVVLASPYTFALGTRFEEPTLFAVCCAVGVWGVTVVGADLMRRRSLRGPAEVLLRRLTYGRPRATGEHAR from the coding sequence ATGACCGACACCCGGGCCACGCCGCACCCCGTCCCCGAGCCCGCCCGGCCCCCGTCACGGGGGCCGACGAGGGACTCCGAACGAGCGCTCGCCCCCGACCTCGCACGCGGGGCCATGCTGCTGCTGATCGCGCTGGCTCACACGACCGGAGTCTTCTTCGTCGCCGCCCACGGCGGGCAGACGATGAGCGGCGCCGAGCGGGCCTTCGAGATCGCCATGTCCACGCTCGTGGAAGCACGCGCGATCCCGATGTTCGCCATCATGTTCGGCTACGGCCTGGTCCAGATCGCGCGACGGCAGGACGCGGTCACCGGTTCCCCCAGGGCGGCTCGCGCGGTTCTGCTGCGCCGCAACGGCTGGCTGGCCGTCTTCGGTCTGGTGCACGGAGCCCTGCTCTTCTCCGGCGACATCCTCGGGGCGTACGGCGTCCTGGGCCTGGTGTTCACGCTCGTGCTCCTGCGCCGCGGCGATCGCGTGTACCGCGCCCTCCGGTGGATCGGGGGCGTGCTGCTGGTGTACGTGCTGGGTCTGGGCGGTCTGGTCGCCTGGGCCCTCGCCACCGGTTCCGGGGCACCGGTCCCCGCGTCGGTGCTGGAGGAGACGTCGTCCCTGAGCGCGTCGACCTACCCGGCCTCCGTCCTCGCGCGCCTGGGGGAGTGGCCGGTGCACACCGGACTCATCGTGGCCGGGTTCCTGCTGCCGGTCTGGTTCGGCGCGTGGGCCGCGCGGCACCGGGTGCTGGAGGCTCCCGCGGCCCACCGCCGGATGCTGTGGGCGGGCGTCGTCGGCGGATTCGCCGTCGGCGTCGCCGGCGGCCTGCCGATGGGCCTGTTCGACGCGGGCCTGCTGCGCGCCGACGAGTTCGCCGCGACGTGGATCCGCGTGCTGCACCAGGTGTCCGGTGTGTTCGGCGGCATCGGCTACGTCTCGCTGTTCGGGCTGCTCTCCCTGGCGCCGTCGAAGGCGGGGACGCCTCACGTCGTCGTCGGCGCACTGGCCGCGCTCGGGCAGCGCTCGCTGAGCGGCTACCTGTTCCAGTCGCTCGTGTGGGTGGTCCTGGCGTCGCCGTACACGTTCGCGCTCGGCACCCGGTTCGAGGAGCCCACCCTCTTCGCGGTTTGTTGCGCGGTGGGCGTCTGGGGCGTCACCGTCGTCGGCGCCGACCTGATGCGGCGACGCTCTCTGCGCGGCCCGGCCGAGGTCCTGCTCCGGCGGCTCACCTACGGTCGCCCGAGGGCGACCGGCGAGCACGCGCGCTGA
- a CDS encoding VOC family protein — translation MVDEGCEDAVMEQTLSRREASEAVQDHGWRYILGTLQTSVPVGTLAQAISVAADAVAVCGDDADRHLRVDVRPDRAVLTLQSSHHASVTTRDVELARSISATADTSGFGPEPGTGTGAPRSVQLLEIAIDALSIADIRPFWKAVLGYTDEAGAEGPEDPLVDPVRQGPALWFQQMDHARPQRNRVHIDISVPHDEAARRVETALAAGGRLVSATRAPAFWVLADLEGNEACVTTWQGRDG, via the coding sequence GTGGTCGACGAAGGCTGCGAGGATGCGGTCATGGAGCAGACACTGAGCCGGCGGGAAGCGTCGGAGGCGGTCCAGGACCACGGGTGGCGCTACATCCTGGGCACCTTGCAGACATCGGTTCCGGTCGGGACGCTGGCCCAGGCGATCAGCGTGGCAGCGGACGCCGTCGCGGTGTGCGGCGACGATGCCGACCGCCATCTCCGGGTCGACGTCCGCCCCGATCGGGCCGTCCTCACTCTGCAGTCGTCGCACCACGCGTCGGTGACCACCCGGGATGTCGAACTCGCGCGTTCGATCTCCGCCACCGCTGACACGTCCGGGTTCGGGCCGGAGCCCGGAACAGGAACGGGGGCACCACGGTCCGTCCAACTGCTGGAGATCGCGATCGATGCCCTGAGCATCGCCGACATCCGGCCGTTCTGGAAGGCGGTGCTGGGCTATACCGATGAGGCGGGCGCCGAGGGACCGGAGGATCCGCTCGTCGACCCGGTCAGGCAGGGCCCGGCCCTCTGGTTCCAGCAGATGGACCACGCGCGTCCGCAGCGCAATCGCGTCCACATCGACATCAGTGTTCCGCATGACGAGGCGGCCCGACGGGTCGAAACCGCGCTGGCGGCCGGGGGCCGGCTCGTGTCCGCGACCCGTGCCCCCGCCTTCTGGGTGCTCGCCGACCTGGAGGGGAACGAGGCCTGTGTCACCACATGGCAGGGCCGAGACGGCTGA
- a CDS encoding TspO/MBR family protein: MTITPSEQRHGGARALAGLVVFVAAVAAAALSGVLLSPDTAQEYARLEQPDWAPPSWLFGPVWTTLYAMIALAGWLVWRRFGWQGARLALSLFALQLLLNAAWSPLFFTLGLRGTAFADIAVLWVVLSATIALFARLSRPAAWLLVPYWAWTTFAALLSFTMWRLNLGG, encoded by the coding sequence GTGACGATCACACCGTCCGAGCAGCGACACGGTGGCGCCAGAGCGCTGGCGGGCCTCGTGGTGTTCGTGGCGGCGGTAGCCGCCGCCGCTCTGTCGGGCGTGCTCCTGAGCCCTGACACCGCCCAGGAGTACGCACGGCTCGAACAGCCGGACTGGGCGCCCCCGTCCTGGCTGTTCGGCCCCGTGTGGACGACCCTCTACGCCATGATCGCCCTGGCGGGATGGCTGGTATGGCGACGCTTCGGCTGGCAGGGGGCGCGCTTGGCGCTCTCGCTGTTCGCGTTGCAGCTGCTGCTCAACGCCGCGTGGAGCCCCTTGTTCTTCACCCTGGGGCTGCGCGGGACCGCCTTCGCCGACATCGCCGTGCTCTGGGTGGTCCTGTCCGCGACGATCGCCCTCTTCGCGAGGCTCTCGCGCCCGGCGGCCTGGCTCCTGGTCCCCTACTGGGCCTGGACGACCTTCGCCGCGCTGCTGAGCTTCACCATGTGGCGGCTCAACCTCGGCGGGTAG
- a CDS encoding NAD-dependent epimerase/dehydratase family protein — MSFHVIVGAGALGTSLALQLADAGTRVRIVTRSGGGPDHPLVERVRADATDAAELSRLARGADVLYNCANPPSYEMWERLWPPLAASLLETAERTGAVLAIGGCLYGYGPVEGPMHRDLPLAATDHKGRMRARIWSEALARHEAGAVRVTEVRASDYMGSMNPMGSYPELYADQARTRRRVLTFADPDLVHSVTYVPDVARTLAAVATDERAWGLGWHVPSPRARTVREMVADMAREFGVGRRSVSRIPRPLLRATFPFSPFLREMGELLYQWDAPYVIDADVTTEVFGIEATPWQEIVRATAAGLQARARAARAARAGAPARAS; from the coding sequence ATGTCTTTCCACGTCATCGTCGGCGCGGGTGCGCTCGGCACCTCGCTCGCACTCCAGCTCGCCGACGCCGGGACCAGGGTCCGGATCGTCACTCGCTCCGGCGGCGGCCCCGACCACCCCCTGGTCGAGCGGGTCCGGGCCGACGCGACCGACGCCGCCGAGCTCTCCCGGCTCGCCCGGGGCGCCGACGTCCTCTACAACTGCGCCAACCCGCCCTCCTACGAGATGTGGGAGCGCCTCTGGCCCCCGCTGGCGGCGTCACTGCTGGAGACCGCCGAGCGGACCGGGGCGGTCCTGGCCATCGGCGGCTGCCTCTACGGGTACGGCCCGGTCGAGGGACCGATGCACCGCGACCTCCCGTTGGCCGCCACCGACCACAAGGGGCGGATGCGCGCGCGGATCTGGTCGGAGGCGCTGGCCCGCCACGAGGCCGGCGCGGTCCGGGTGACCGAGGTGCGCGCCTCGGACTACATGGGCTCCATGAACCCCATGGGCAGCTACCCGGAGCTCTACGCCGACCAGGCGCGCACCCGTCGCCGCGTCCTCACCTTCGCCGACCCCGACCTGGTGCACAGCGTCACCTACGTCCCCGACGTCGCCCGCACCCTGGCAGCGGTGGCCACCGACGAGCGGGCGTGGGGGCTGGGCTGGCACGTGCCCTCGCCGAGGGCGCGCACGGTGCGGGAGATGGTGGCCGACATGGCGCGGGAGTTCGGAGTGGGCCGCCGCTCCGTGTCGCGGATCCCGCGCCCCTTGCTGCGGGCGACCTTCCCCTTCTCACCGTTCCTGCGGGAGATGGGGGAGCTGCTCTACCAGTGGGACGCCCCCTACGTCATCGACGCCGACGTGACCACCGAGGTCTTCGGGATCGAGGCCACCCCGTGGCAGGAGATCGTGCGCGCCACGGCCGCGGGGCTCCAAGCGCGCGCCCGCGCCGCGCGGGCCGCCCGGGCCGGCGCGCCCGCCCGCGCGTCGTGA
- a CDS encoding MFS transporter produces the protein MTKTPRRRNVGTSSAPRAWLGLLVVLGPVLLVSMDGSILFLAMPRVSQALAPSADQALWILDVYGFAVGSLLIAFGNLGDRYGRLRLLLIGAAVFGLASVGAAFAPTPELLIAARAVMGVAGATLLPSALAVLSELFPEPRLRARAIGIFAAAFAAGFAIGPVVGGVLLERFWWGSVFLVNLPVIALFLVFAPILLGEVRATRPGRVDVLSVATSAAGLLLAIYGLKHLAAEGVSLPALAALAVGVALVAWFVVRQRTLADPLIDFSLFRDRVFTIAIITGLLPLAAWSAIAYLAGMYLQSVLGLDILTAALLALPGAAVLTITSIVTPAVVDRVGKRAVLVTAHAAIAVGLLFLLATTVTGGTGWYILSAAVAGIGYGISFSVVADTAVGAVPVERAGSAGAIAETSNEIGNALGIALLGSLAALVFRLEGPGLAPTLEETLHLPDLAGAAVLEAESAFVSGLHLVALVASALHAVLGAAALRWLPRSRPRDLREVPDTGLKSAAEGVVDDHGAGV, from the coding sequence ATGACGAAGACACCACGACGACGCAATGTCGGCACCTCCTCGGCCCCTCGCGCCTGGCTCGGCCTCCTGGTCGTCCTCGGGCCGGTCCTCCTCGTGTCCATGGACGGATCGATCCTGTTCCTGGCCATGCCCCGGGTCAGCCAGGCCCTCGCGCCGAGCGCCGACCAGGCGCTGTGGATCCTGGACGTGTACGGCTTCGCGGTCGGCTCCCTGCTGATCGCCTTCGGCAACCTCGGTGACCGCTACGGCCGGCTGCGACTGCTGCTCATCGGAGCGGCGGTGTTCGGACTCGCCTCCGTCGGAGCGGCCTTCGCCCCCACACCCGAACTGCTGATCGCCGCCCGGGCCGTGATGGGGGTGGCCGGAGCGACCCTGCTGCCCTCCGCGCTCGCCGTGCTGAGCGAGCTGTTCCCCGAGCCCCGGCTCAGGGCGCGCGCCATCGGCATCTTCGCCGCCGCGTTCGCGGCCGGCTTCGCGATCGGCCCCGTCGTGGGAGGCGTGCTGCTGGAGCGGTTCTGGTGGGGCTCGGTCTTCCTGGTGAACCTCCCCGTGATCGCGCTGTTCCTGGTGTTCGCGCCGATCCTGCTCGGCGAGGTGCGCGCGACCCGTCCCGGACGCGTCGACGTCCTGAGCGTGGCGACCTCCGCGGCGGGCCTGCTGCTGGCGATCTACGGCCTCAAGCACCTGGCGGCCGAAGGGGTGTCCCTCCCGGCCCTGGCCGCCCTCGCGGTCGGCGTCGCCCTGGTCGCCTGGTTCGTCGTGCGCCAGCGCACCCTCGCCGACCCGCTGATCGACTTCTCCCTCTTCCGCGACCGCGTCTTCACCATCGCGATCATCACGGGCCTGCTGCCGCTGGCCGCCTGGTCGGCGATCGCCTACCTGGCCGGGATGTACCTGCAGTCCGTCCTCGGACTGGACATTCTCACCGCGGCCCTGCTCGCCCTGCCGGGCGCGGCCGTCCTGACGATCACGTCGATCGTCACGCCCGCCGTCGTCGACCGCGTGGGCAAGCGCGCGGTGCTGGTCACCGCGCACGCCGCCATCGCGGTGGGGCTGCTGTTCCTCCTCGCCACCACGGTCACGGGCGGGACGGGCTGGTACATCCTGTCCGCCGCCGTCGCGGGCATCGGTTACGGGATCTCCTTCAGCGTCGTCGCCGACACCGCCGTCGGCGCGGTGCCGGTCGAGCGCGCCGGGTCGGCCGGGGCCATCGCCGAGACGAGCAACGAGATCGGCAACGCGTTGGGCATCGCCCTCCTCGGCTCGCTCGCCGCACTCGTGTTCCGCCTGGAGGGGCCGGGCCTGGCCCCGACCCTGGAGGAGACGCTCCACCTGCCCGACCTCGCCGGCGCCGCGGTGCTGGAGGCCGAGTCCGCCTTCGTCAGCGGACTGCACCTGGTCGCTCTGGTCGCGTCGGCGCTCCACGCCGTGCTCGGCGCCGCCGCGCTGCGCTGGCTGCCCCGGTCCCGGCCGCGTGACCTTCGAGAAGTCCCGGACACGGGCCTAAAATCGGCTGCGGAGGGAGTGGTGGACGACCATGGTGCAGGAGTCTGA
- a CDS encoding TetR/AcrR family transcriptional regulator, with protein sequence MPGIRDRVRTEYVAEITEVARRHLAEHGAAGLSVRAVTRELGMAASAVYRYFPNRDALLTALIVAAYEGAGEAASQAESAVDRDDHADRWIAVFRAVRAWALAHPHEYALIYGSPVPGYSAPRDTTEPATRVVLLLTRIAHDARLGPGLTPADPAPLSEELRADLVARIEHIAADMDAERAAMLTDAPPETALAVIDGWTTLFGTVGFELFGHYDNIIDAREAHLERVARATARAVGIPGA encoded by the coding sequence ATGCCTGGCATCCGAGACCGCGTCCGCACCGAGTACGTCGCCGAGATCACCGAGGTCGCCCGCCGCCACCTGGCCGAACACGGTGCCGCGGGCCTGTCGGTGCGCGCCGTCACACGCGAGCTCGGCATGGCCGCGTCGGCGGTCTACCGGTACTTCCCGAACCGGGACGCGCTGCTGACGGCGCTCATCGTCGCGGCCTACGAAGGGGCCGGTGAGGCGGCCAGCCAGGCGGAGTCCGCCGTCGACCGCGACGACCACGCCGACCGCTGGATCGCCGTCTTCCGGGCGGTGCGCGCGTGGGCGCTGGCCCACCCGCACGAGTACGCCCTCATCTACGGCTCACCGGTCCCCGGCTACTCCGCTCCCCGGGACACCACCGAGCCGGCCACCCGCGTGGTCCTGCTCCTCACCCGGATCGCCCACGACGCCCGCCTGGGCCCGGGATTGACTCCCGCGGACCCCGCGCCGCTCAGCGAGGAGCTGCGGGCCGACCTCGTCGCCCGGATCGAGCACATCGCCGCGGACATGGACGCCGAGCGGGCCGCGATGCTCACCGACGCGCCTCCGGAGACGGCACTCGCCGTCATCGACGGATGGACGACGCTGTTCGGGACGGTCGGCTTCGAACTCTTCGGGCACTACGACAACATCATCGACGCCCGCGAGGCCCACCTGGAGCGCGTGGCACGCGCGACGGCACGCGCGGTCGGCATCCCCGGCGCCTGA
- a CDS encoding TetR/AcrR family transcriptional regulator C-terminal domain-containing protein — MVRGRGRRRALSAGGQEAPGEEEAAGLAEYSAILTEVLEPETYPALAAAVGADAFGGGQDWIDDGDFGFGLGLLLDGVESLIRARRTTHDQAR; from the coding sequence GTGGTCCGAGGGAGAGGACGAAGACGCGCGCTGAGCGCGGGCGGGCAGGAGGCCCCCGGGGAGGAGGAGGCGGCCGGCCTGGCGGAGTACTCCGCGATCCTCACCGAGGTCCTTGAGCCCGAGACCTACCCCGCGCTCGCCGCGGCGGTCGGGGCGGACGCCTTCGGCGGAGGTCAGGACTGGATCGACGACGGCGACTTCGGCTTCGGACTCGGCCTGCTCCTCGACGGCGTCGAGTCACTCATCCGGGCTCGCCGTACGACGCACGACCAGGCACGGTGA
- a CDS encoding dTDP-4-dehydrorhamnose 3,5-epimerase family protein encodes MSVRALDVEGAFEFTPRVFPDERGIFASQFQESAFTQAVGGPLFPVAQISHSRSKRGVVRGIHFTAAPPGAAKYVCCPRGRALDIVVDTRVGSPTFGRWDAVLLDPQDLRAVYFPVGVGHAFVALEDDTVMSYLLSASYVAENELAVSPLDPELALPIPEGRAPVMSARDWAAPTLAEARVRDVLPSYERCQEIQRALWR; translated from the coding sequence ATGAGCGTGCGCGCCTTGGACGTCGAAGGCGCCTTCGAGTTCACCCCGCGGGTCTTCCCGGACGAGCGCGGGATCTTCGCGTCCCAGTTCCAGGAGAGCGCGTTCACCCAGGCGGTGGGCGGACCGCTGTTCCCCGTGGCGCAGATCAGCCACAGCAGGTCCAAGCGCGGCGTCGTGCGCGGGATCCACTTCACCGCGGCCCCTCCGGGAGCGGCCAAGTACGTCTGCTGTCCGCGTGGCCGGGCCCTGGACATCGTCGTGGACACCCGGGTCGGTTCGCCGACCTTCGGCCGGTGGGACGCGGTCCTCCTCGACCCGCAGGACCTGCGCGCGGTCTACTTTCCCGTGGGGGTCGGCCACGCGTTCGTCGCCCTGGAGGACGACACCGTGATGTCCTACCTGCTCTCCGCGTCCTACGTGGCGGAGAACGAACTCGCGGTCTCCCCCCTGGATCCGGAACTGGCGCTGCCGATCCCGGAGGGGCGCGCGCCTGTGATGTCCGCCCGGGACTGGGCGGCGCCGACGCTGGCGGAGGCCCGGGTGCGGGACGTACTCCCCTCGTACGAGCGGTGTCAGGAGATCCAGCGGGCGCTGTGGAGGTGA
- a CDS encoding helix-turn-helix transcriptional regulator, giving the protein MESLGSFLKNRRDRITPADIGLRTYGSSRRVPGLRREELAQLAGVSAGYYTRLEQGLAETASDQVLDALARVLRLDDVESAHLRNLARRSTRSGLSEPPEEHPHDRVLALLDSLDEATPAVVLGRRGDVLAWNRAGHALTAEHLPFDAPRDPANRPSVPRLFFLDPLTRGLFRNWSELAEIHVGYLRLTAGRYPDDARLAALIGEITMGSSTFATLWAEGEVADCTAAPMHVQHPTAGALSVTYQVWLQPDSPDHRLEVYTPNDPGSADALRLLARPQEASSDEERAPLRS; this is encoded by the coding sequence ATGGAGAGCCTCGGGTCGTTTCTCAAGAACCGCCGTGACCGGATCACCCCCGCCGACATCGGTCTGCGGACCTACGGGTCCTCCCGGCGCGTGCCCGGCCTGCGCCGCGAGGAGCTGGCCCAGCTCGCCGGGGTGAGCGCGGGCTACTACACGCGGCTGGAGCAGGGCCTGGCCGAGACCGCCTCCGACCAGGTCCTCGACGCCCTCGCGCGGGTGCTGCGGCTCGACGACGTCGAGTCCGCGCACCTGCGCAACCTCGCCCGCCGTTCCACGAGGTCGGGGTTGAGCGAACCTCCCGAGGAGCACCCGCACGACCGCGTCCTCGCCCTCCTCGACTCGCTCGACGAGGCCACGCCGGCGGTCGTGCTGGGCCGACGCGGCGACGTCCTGGCCTGGAACCGCGCCGGCCACGCGCTCACGGCCGAGCACCTGCCCTTCGACGCCCCGCGCGACCCGGCCAACCGACCGTCCGTCCCGCGCCTGTTCTTCCTCGACCCCCTCACCCGCGGCCTCTTCCGGAACTGGTCCGAGCTCGCCGAGATCCACGTCGGCTACCTGCGCCTGACCGCCGGCCGCTATCCCGACGACGCCCGGCTGGCCGCCCTCATCGGCGAGATCACCATGGGCAGTTCCACGTTCGCCACGCTATGGGCCGAGGGCGAGGTCGCCGACTGCACCGCGGCGCCGATGCACGTCCAGCACCCCACGGCGGGCGCGCTCAGCGTGACCTACCAGGTGTGGCTCCAGCCGGACAGCCCGGACCACCGCCTGGAGGTCTACACCCCGAACGATCCCGGCTCGGCCGACGCGCTGCGCCTCCTGGCCCGGCCGCAGGAGGCGTCGAGCGACGAAGAGCGCGCCCCACTGCGGTCGTAG
- a CDS encoding ABC transporter permease yields the protein MNTQTTPLTTTPFGFAHDLRTVGVVVKRDLFRFVHDISRAVSMLLQALLWLFVIGVGFGSLIPSGSDGLALSTVIFPGVLVMTTISVALVSAARIVTERETGFLRGMLVAPARRSALILGKVLAGAIQATIQACIVLAMAGLAGIPYAPGLMLSLLGLIFLVALTASSIGVLLAISVKENEAFMGLTTLVISPLVLLSGAMFPLGNLPTWLSAIALVNPITYTVDPMRQMVFRYLDAAPETEALYNSGVEWFGWRVPWGIEVGLVAGACAFIVALTVARFNKTD from the coding sequence ATGAACACACAGACCACGCCCCTCACCACCACGCCCTTCGGGTTCGCCCATGATCTTCGGACCGTGGGAGTGGTGGTCAAGAGGGATCTCTTCCGGTTCGTCCACGACATCAGCCGTGCCGTCTCGATGCTCCTCCAGGCGCTCCTCTGGCTGTTCGTGATCGGGGTCGGCTTCGGCTCCCTCATCCCGAGTGGGAGCGACGGCCTCGCCCTGAGCACGGTGATCTTCCCCGGCGTCCTGGTCATGACCACCATCAGCGTCGCGCTGGTCTCGGCCGCCAGGATCGTGACCGAACGGGAGACAGGGTTCCTGCGGGGGATGCTCGTGGCCCCGGCACGCCGTTCGGCGCTCATCCTCGGCAAGGTACTGGCCGGAGCGATCCAGGCCACCATCCAGGCGTGCATCGTCCTGGCGATGGCGGGACTGGCCGGGATCCCCTACGCACCAGGGCTCATGCTCAGCCTCCTCGGACTGATCTTCCTCGTGGCCCTGACCGCCTCCTCCATCGGCGTCCTGCTCGCCATCTCCGTCAAGGAGAACGAGGCCTTCATGGGCCTGACCACGCTCGTGATCTCCCCGCTGGTACTGCTCTCCGGCGCCATGTTCCCCCTCGGCAACCTGCCGACGTGGCTGTCCGCGATCGCGCTCGTCAACCCGATCACCTACACCGTCGACCCCATGCGGCAGATGGTCTTCAGGTATCTGGACGCCGCGCCGGAGACCGAGGCGCTCTACAACAGCGGGGTCGAGTGGTTCGGCTGGCGGGTCCCCTGGGGGATCGAGGTGGGCCTGGTCGCGGGAGCCTGTGCGTTCATCGTCGCGCTCACAGTGGCACGGTTCAACAAGACCGACTGA
- a CDS encoding M3 family metallopeptidase: protein MTDNPFFAPSALPYGLPDFAAVREEHFVPAYERGMADHLAEVEAIAHDPEPPTFDNTLAALERSGRILHRVQTVLDTLAESDGSEGIWAIEREMAPRIARHRDAIALHRPLWERIKRVTAADPEEARLLERYRTDFVKAGADLDEDRQARLREINGELAELSTDFAQNALRSATESALVVRDAAELDGLDEARIKAIEKDGEYVLPLLNSTVQPALAQLTDRGTRERLYTLSTERAPDNLALAVRMATLRAERAALLGYPDHAAFKVADQTAKTVDAVEERLEQLIGPAVRNTLKEAEVLAEQAGHAIEPWDWSFYTEKVRRARYDIDKDALRPYFELNRVYEDGVFRAAALLYGVTLTERDDLRGYHPDVRVWEVFDEDGTALGLFLLDAYARPTKRGGAWMHNLVEQSYLLDERPVVVNNLNITKPETGPALLTLDEVRTAFHEFGHALHGLFSAVRFPRVEGTNVPRDFVEYPSQVNEMWMFWPEILADYARHHETGEPLPGDLVAKLSEAERFNQGFATVEYLAAALLDWSWHRIEPGEEVDPSTFEARALERWGLDLAQVRPRYRTAYFLHIFAGDYHAGYYSYVWSQVFDAESVEWFTANGGLTRENGDRFRELVLARGGSVDPLDAFREFLGRDAQMGPLLRRKGLD from the coding sequence TTGACCGACAACCCCTTCTTCGCGCCCAGTGCCCTGCCCTACGGGTTGCCGGACTTCGCCGCCGTCCGTGAGGAACACTTCGTCCCGGCGTACGAGCGGGGCATGGCCGACCACCTGGCCGAGGTCGAGGCGATCGCGCACGATCCCGAGCCGCCGACCTTCGACAACACGCTCGCCGCCCTGGAGCGGTCCGGTCGGATCCTGCACCGCGTCCAGACGGTGCTCGACACCCTGGCCGAGTCCGACGGCAGCGAGGGCATCTGGGCGATCGAGCGGGAGATGGCGCCGCGGATCGCCCGGCACAGGGACGCGATCGCGCTCCACCGCCCCCTGTGGGAGCGGATCAAGCGCGTCACCGCGGCCGACCCGGAGGAGGCCCGGCTGCTGGAGCGGTACCGCACCGACTTCGTCAAGGCCGGAGCCGACCTGGACGAGGACCGGCAGGCCCGGCTGCGTGAGATCAACGGGGAGCTCGCCGAGCTCTCCACGGACTTCGCGCAGAACGCCCTGAGGTCGGCCACCGAGTCCGCGCTGGTGGTGCGGGACGCCGCCGAGCTCGACGGGCTCGACGAGGCACGGATCAAGGCGATCGAGAAGGACGGCGAGTACGTCCTCCCGCTGCTGAACAGCACCGTGCAGCCTGCGCTCGCCCAGCTCACCGACCGTGGCACGCGCGAGCGGCTCTACACCCTGAGCACCGAGCGCGCCCCGGACAACCTCGCCCTCGCGGTGCGGATGGCGACGCTGCGCGCCGAGCGCGCCGCCCTGCTCGGCTATCCCGACCATGCGGCGTTCAAGGTCGCCGACCAGACGGCCAAGACCGTCGACGCGGTCGAGGAGCGGCTCGAACAGCTCATCGGGCCCGCCGTCCGCAACACCCTGAAGGAGGCGGAGGTCCTGGCCGAGCAGGCCGGGCACGCCATCGAGCCGTGGGACTGGTCCTTCTACACCGAGAAGGTCCGCCGGGCGCGCTACGACATCGACAAGGACGCGCTGCGGCCCTACTTCGAGCTGAACCGGGTCTACGAGGACGGGGTCTTCCGGGCCGCCGCCCTCCTGTACGGCGTCACCCTCACCGAGCGGGACGACCTGCGCGGCTACCACCCCGACGTGCGCGTGTGGGAGGTCTTCGACGAGGACGGCACCGCGCTCGGACTCTTCCTGCTCGACGCCTACGCCCGCCCCACCAAGCGCGGCGGCGCCTGGATGCACAACCTGGTCGAGCAGTCGTACCTGTTGGACGAACGCCCGGTGGTCGTCAACAACCTCAACATCACCAAGCCCGAGACCGGACCGGCCCTGCTCACCCTGGACGAGGTCCGGACGGCCTTCCACGAGTTCGGCCACGCCCTGCACGGCCTGTTCTCCGCGGTGCGCTTCCCCCGGGTCGAGGGCACCAACGTGCCGCGCGACTTCGTGGAGTACCCGTCCCAGGTCAACGAGATGTGGATGTTCTGGCCGGAGATCCTCGCCGACTACGCCAGGCACCACGAGACAGGCGAGCCGCTTCCCGGCGACCTCGTGGCCAAGTTGTCCGAGGCCGAGCGGTTCAACCAGGGCTTCGCCACGGTCGAGTACCTCGCGGCCGCCCTGCTCGACTGGTCCTGGCACCGGATCGAGCCCGGCGAGGAGGTGGACCCGTCCACGTTCGAGGCGCGTGCGCTGGAGCGGTGGGGCCTGGACCTCGCCCAGGTCCGCCCCCGCTACCGCACCGCCTACTTCCTGCACATCTTCGCCGGCGACTACCACGCGGGCTACTACTCCTACGTGTGGAGCCAGGTCTTCGACGCGGAGAGCGTGGAGTGGTTCACCGCCAACGGCGGCCTGACCAGGGAGAACGGTGACCGCTTCCGGGAGCTGGTGCTGGCGCGCGGAGGCAGCGTCGACCCCCTGGACGCCTTCCGGGAGTTCCTCGGGCGCGACGCGCAGATGGGCCCGCTGCTGCGCCGCAAGGGTCTGGACTAG